In Oenanthe melanoleuca isolate GR-GAL-2019-014 chromosome 8, OMel1.0, whole genome shotgun sequence, a single genomic region encodes these proteins:
- the CRIP1 gene encoding cysteine-rich protein 1, with translation MPKCPRCQKEVYFAEKVTSLGKDWHRPCLRCEKCNKTLTSGGHAEHDGKPYCNHPCYAALFGPKGFGRGGAESHTFK, from the exons ATGCCCAAGTGCCCCCGCTGCCAGAAGGAGGTCTACTTCG CCGAGAAGGTGACTTCTCTGGGGAAGGACTGGCACCGGCCCTGCTTGAGATGTGAGAAGTGTAACAAGACCCTGACGTCTGGAGGCCATGCAGAG CATGATGGCAAACCCTACTGCAACCACCCCTGCTACGCTGCCCTGTTCGGGCCCAAAG GGTTCGGCCGGGGAGGAGCTGAGAGCCACACGTTCAAATAA